A single Uloborus diversus isolate 005 chromosome 7, Udiv.v.3.1, whole genome shotgun sequence DNA region contains:
- the LOC129226194 gene encoding deoxyhypusine hydroxylase-like — MNDLMKNKNYVIEQIGNILVDQTRPMKERFRALFTLKNIGGETSIHCIERCFDDPSVLLKHECAYCLGQMGDSFAVPKLESILKNTAEDPIVRHEAGEALAAIGKESSLEILQNYIDDPCVEVSETCQLAVQKMKHNTFMESKVSRNPYYSVDPAPPYPLDQYSTTELESILLDENRSLYDRYRAMFSLRNMESNSAALSLAKGLDCGSALYRHEIAYILGQMQKENTVQQLAKLLCDETQHEMVRHECAEALGSIATEECMEILARYLTDERTVVRESCEVALDMCDYENNKEFQYANALLKISS; from the coding sequence ATGAATGATTTGATGAAGAATAAAAACTACGTAATTGAACAAATAGGGAACATATTAGTTGATCAAACTAGACCTATGAAGGAGAGATTTCGAGCGTTATTTACTCTGAAAAATATTGGTGGTGAAACCTCAATACATTGCATCGAAAGGTGCTTCGACGACCCTTCAGTGCTTTTAAAACACGAATGTGCGTACTGCCTTGGGCAAATGGGAGATTCTTTTGCAGTCCCTAAACTTGAATCGATTTTGAAGAATACTGCAGAAGATCCTATCGTGCGACATGAAGCAGGAGAAGCTCTAGCTGCGATTGGGAAGGAAAGTAGcctggaaattcttcaaaattacatCGACGATCCTTGTGTTGAAGTTTCAGAAACATGTCAGCTTGCTGTTCAAAAAATGAAGCACAATACTTTTATGGAATCGAAAGTTTCTAGAAACCCTTACTATTCAGTCGACCCGGCACCCCCTTATCCTTTGGACCAGTACAGCACTACAGAACTTGAATCCATTCTTCTGGATGAAAATCGTTCACTTTATGATCGGTATCGTGCTATGTTTAGTCTGAGAAATATGGAATCCAACAGTGCAGCTCTATCCCTTGCCAAAGGACTTGATTGCGGAAGTGCGCTATATCGTCATGAAATTGCATATATTTTAGGGCAAATGCAGAAAGAAAATACTGTGCAACAACTTGCTAAGCTGCTCTGTGATGAAACTCAACATGAAATGGTGCGTCATGAATGTGCTGAAGCATTGGGATCAATTGCCACAGAAGAATGCATGGAAATTTTAGCTCGCTATCTCACAGATGAAAGAACTGTTGTCAGGGAGAGTTGTGAAGTGGCACTGGACATGTGTGATTATGAAAATAACAAGGAGTTTCAGTATGCTAATGCTTTATTGAAGATTTCTTCTTGA